In one window of Paludisphaera rhizosphaerae DNA:
- a CDS encoding DoxX family protein: MTTDPIPKWQRVTGWVLSGILALAFLPSAFFKIAQPGDFAEKWSKDYPSSSALPIGVIELTIFVLYLIPKTRYLGGLLMLAYLGGAVATHVHINDGRFFFPVIVGVIAWLGLYLRDRKLRALVPLVSEG, encoded by the coding sequence ATGACGACGGACCCAATCCCGAAATGGCAGCGTGTGACCGGCTGGGTGCTCTCGGGCATCCTCGCCCTTGCGTTCCTGCCCAGCGCGTTCTTCAAGATCGCCCAGCCCGGGGACTTCGCCGAGAAGTGGTCCAAGGACTACCCGTCCAGCTCGGCCCTGCCGATCGGGGTCATCGAGCTGACGATCTTCGTCCTGTATCTCATCCCGAAGACCCGCTACCTCGGCGGCCTCCTCATGCTTGCCTACCTGGGCGGAGCGGTGGCGACCCACGTCCACATCAACGACGGGCGCTTCTTTTTTCCCGTCATCGTCGGCGTCATCGCCTGGCTTGGGCTCTATCTCCGGGACCGCAAGCTCCGCGCTCTTGTGCCGCTCGTGAGCGAGGGCTGA
- a CDS encoding DUF1559 family PulG-like putative transporter, whose protein sequence is MTAIPCKARPRAFTLIELLVVIAIIAVLIALLLPAVQAAREAARRAQCTNNLKQMGLAFHNYMSAVGALPPPKIYSGSCSYGLNPNGFVLNTTAFSLILPYFEQTTLSNAYNYMQASNNTNFGGVNTVVVGSEVVNTTVVGAMVSSFWCPSDVEPDAPNDASTGSYHRNLTRRSNYLLNCTVYTDYYCPGSGSKVYAANSSQMGPFYNDTSASIAAMTDGTSNTMLAGESVNGYSKYSSAYGPYWGSGTHTAVHGRIDPPSSTSAISFLPNAGSGYLYPAATEFQKKAPYAWVFSSKHSGGVNMLMGDGSVRFIKNSISVYTWWSVATMAGGEIVSADAL, encoded by the coding sequence ATGACCGCGATCCCATGCAAAGCTCGCCCTCGGGCTTTCACGCTGATCGAACTACTCGTCGTCATCGCCATTATCGCCGTTTTGATCGCCCTGCTGCTCCCAGCCGTGCAGGCCGCCCGCGAAGCGGCTCGCCGCGCCCAGTGCACCAACAACCTCAAGCAGATGGGTTTGGCTTTTCACAACTACATGAGTGCGGTCGGCGCCCTGCCGCCGCCGAAGATCTACTCGGGGAGCTGCAGCTACGGGCTCAACCCCAACGGCTTCGTCCTGAATACGACGGCGTTCTCCCTCATCCTGCCGTACTTCGAGCAGACCACGCTGTCGAACGCCTACAACTACATGCAGGCCTCAAACAACACGAATTTCGGCGGCGTGAACACGGTGGTGGTCGGCTCGGAAGTCGTGAACACGACGGTCGTCGGCGCGATGGTCAGCTCGTTCTGGTGCCCCAGCGACGTGGAGCCGGACGCGCCGAACGACGCCTCGACCGGGAGCTACCACCGCAACCTCACCCGGCGATCCAATTACCTTTTGAATTGTACCGTTTACACCGACTACTACTGCCCGGGCAGCGGCTCCAAGGTCTATGCCGCGAACTCCTCTCAGATGGGCCCCTTCTACAACGACACCTCGGCGTCGATCGCCGCGATGACTGACGGCACCAGCAACACGATGCTCGCCGGCGAGTCGGTCAACGGGTATTCGAAGTATTCCTCGGCGTACGGCCCGTACTGGGGGTCGGGCACGCACACGGCGGTCCACGGCCGCATCGATCCGCCCAGCAGCACGTCGGCGATCTCGTTCCTCCCCAACGCCGGCTCCGGCTACCTCTATCCCGCTGCGACCGAATTTCAGAAAAAGGCTCCGTACGCCTGGGTCTTCTCCAGCAAACACTCCGGCGGCGTGAACATGCTGATGGGCGACGGCAGCGTCCGGTTCATCAAGAACTCCATCAGCGTCTACACCTGGTGGAGCGTCGCGACCATGGCCGGCGGGGAAATCGTCAGCGCCGACGCTCTGTGA
- a CDS encoding DUF1559 domain-containing protein, whose translation MPRMRGFTLIELLVVIAIIAVLVGMLLPAVQAAREAARRLQCTNNLKQIGLALHNYEGRTGSFPSGVISALANPNWTMPPGQCTAFPTDLGPGWSLFALISPYLERQVLTNSLNFSLLIADPTNRTTRETRIATYMCPSDAATTNVSMYDCGDPPTAGNIPRPVVDNLGPNSYVGCLGGADGGYPTSLVGCYEYQPFNGMFHRNSRVRISEITDGTSNTVGIGERDDYFVTTNWVGVIPGAEAIYNPQRGLGCNNWRPPLVAVLAHGRQFTVNAPDASPGAFQSQHSSGGNFLFMDGSVRFVKTTMSLPTMWAICTRNLGEVVSSDAY comes from the coding sequence ATGCCTCGCATGCGAGGGTTTACCTTAATCGAGTTGCTGGTGGTGATCGCAATCATCGCCGTCCTGGTTGGGATGCTGCTGCCAGCCGTCCAGGCCGCCCGCGAGGCGGCTCGACGGTTGCAGTGCACCAACAACCTCAAACAGATCGGCCTGGCGCTGCACAACTACGAGGGCAGGACCGGTTCTTTCCCCTCCGGCGTGATATCAGCCCTTGCGAATCCGAACTGGACGATGCCGCCCGGGCAGTGCACGGCCTTCCCCACCGACCTCGGGCCAGGTTGGAGCCTGTTTGCTCTGATATCCCCATACCTGGAGCGGCAGGTCTTGACCAACTCCCTCAACTTCAGCCTGCTGATCGCCGACCCGACCAACCGGACTACGCGAGAGACGCGGATCGCGACATACATGTGTCCGAGCGATGCCGCAACGACCAACGTTTCGATGTACGATTGCGGCGACCCGCCCACCGCCGGCAATATTCCCCGCCCCGTCGTCGACAACCTCGGGCCTAATAGCTACGTCGGCTGCCTGGGAGGAGCCGACGGCGGCTACCCCACGTCCCTTGTCGGTTGTTACGAGTATCAACCGTTCAACGGCATGTTCCACAGGAACAGCCGCGTCCGAATCTCCGAGATCACGGATGGGACCTCGAACACCGTCGGTATCGGGGAGCGGGACGACTACTTCGTGACCACCAACTGGGTTGGCGTGATCCCCGGGGCCGAGGCCATCTACAACCCGCAACGAGGCCTGGGCTGCAACAACTGGCGGCCGCCATTGGTCGCCGTGTTGGCCCACGGTCGTCAGTTTACCGTCAATGCCCCGGACGCCAGTCCAGGGGCCTTCCAGTCGCAGCACTCGAGTGGTGGCAATTTCCTCTTCATGGACGGCTCGGTGCGGTTCGTCAAGACCACCATGAGCCTCCCCACGATGTGGGCCATCTGCACGCGAAATCTTGGCGAAGTGGTCTCGAGCGATGCCTACTGA
- a CDS encoding carboxypeptidase regulatory-like domain-containing protein produces the protein MNARNSSRLAALWLFAALAAGCGGNSDDFMDERLAMLEKLVPASGTVKVGGKPLKGVVVTFLPKEWTSSVGETDDEGRFELMTASRPGGLPGEYKVALSYLVSADGRVLGASSRGGMVPDPAIATAVENIPPNFSSLDKTTLSAVIPPEGSTNLTFEVDVQVEPAKPKAEPKEESEKPAEAPQN, from the coding sequence ATGAACGCCCGCAACTCCTCCCGACTCGCCGCTCTCTGGCTGTTTGCCGCCCTGGCCGCCGGCTGCGGCGGCAATTCGGACGATTTCATGGACGAGCGTCTCGCCATGCTCGAGAAGCTCGTCCCCGCTTCCGGGACGGTCAAGGTCGGCGGTAAACCCCTCAAAGGCGTGGTCGTCACGTTCTTGCCGAAAGAATGGACCTCGTCCGTAGGCGAGACCGACGACGAGGGCCGCTTTGAGTTGATGACGGCCAGCCGACCAGGGGGCCTGCCGGGCGAATACAAGGTCGCCCTGAGCTATCTGGTCTCGGCCGACGGCCGGGTCCTCGGGGCCTCATCTCGAGGCGGCATGGTTCCCGACCCGGCCATCGCCACGGCCGTCGAGAACATCCCTCCCAACTTCTCCTCGCTCGATAAGACCACCCTGAGCGCCGTCATCCCTCCGGAAGGCTCCACGAACCTCACCTTCGAAGTCGACGTTCAGGTCGAGCCCGCCAAACCCAAGGCTGAGCCGAAGGAAGAGTCCGAGAAGCCCGCCGAGGCTCCTCAGAACTGA
- a CDS encoding metallophosphoesterase family protein yields the protein MKRLLALAALAAIAPTALAQQRPEITPAEKTARDEILALRGEGFITVPPWIQLLAGDAVGVGWMTSGPGDGRVEWTQDAEPDTQVAWKNASTSRYGLVQANSTVQKAVLKGYDPSKPLRLRAVSRPITTFKPYQVVYGEPTTSKEVRIPPIRHADGSASFLVFNDVHDRIQFYPLLTPLPGPGVDFMVFNGDVLTDPMTEQQVVESLLLPMAWFASKGIPCYFLRGNHETRGAMARRLHEYLLLPEDRYYAAMTFGPLRLLLLDSGEDKPDSSKEYSGLNDFDTYMEEERDWLAKEIASDVYKAATWHVVVEHIPPDYRTPLDKKWYGPTRVEKLFVPLFDAGKIDLAVCAHNHRADVVPPHPDPSKGFQFPVFIGDAHPLARATVLRVDAAPKTLRIRRFQSNGTVGAEQSWTKP from the coding sequence ATGAAACGCCTGCTCGCGCTCGCGGCCCTGGCCGCCATCGCACCGACGGCCCTCGCCCAGCAACGCCCGGAGATCACGCCGGCCGAGAAAACCGCCCGCGACGAGATCCTCGCCCTCCGCGGCGAGGGCTTCATCACCGTGCCGCCCTGGATCCAGCTCCTCGCCGGCGACGCCGTCGGCGTCGGCTGGATGACCTCCGGCCCCGGCGACGGCCGCGTCGAGTGGACCCAGGACGCGGAGCCCGACACCCAGGTCGCCTGGAAGAACGCCTCCACGTCCCGCTATGGCCTGGTGCAGGCGAACTCGACCGTCCAGAAGGCCGTCCTCAAGGGCTACGACCCGTCGAAGCCCCTGCGCCTGCGGGCGGTTTCGCGGCCGATCACGACGTTCAAGCCCTACCAGGTGGTCTACGGCGAGCCGACGACGTCGAAGGAGGTCCGCATCCCGCCGATCCGCCACGCCGACGGCTCGGCCTCGTTCCTGGTCTTCAACGACGTCCACGACCGGATCCAGTTCTATCCGCTGCTCACCCCGCTGCCAGGGCCGGGCGTCGACTTCATGGTCTTCAACGGCGACGTCCTCACCGACCCGATGACCGAGCAGCAGGTGGTCGAAAGCCTCCTCCTGCCGATGGCCTGGTTCGCCTCGAAGGGGATCCCCTGCTACTTCCTCCGCGGTAACCACGAGACCCGAGGCGCGATGGCCCGCCGACTGCACGAATATCTGCTGCTGCCGGAAGACCGCTATTACGCCGCCATGACCTTCGGCCCGCTCCGGCTCCTGCTGCTCGACTCGGGCGAGGACAAGCCCGATTCCAGCAAGGAATACAGCGGCCTCAACGATTTCGATACGTACATGGAAGAGGAGCGCGACTGGCTCGCGAAGGAGATCGCCTCCGACGTCTACAAGGCGGCGACCTGGCACGTCGTCGTCGAGCACATCCCGCCCGACTACCGCACGCCGCTCGACAAGAAGTGGTACGGCCCGACGCGCGTCGAGAAGCTGTTCGTCCCCCTCTTCGACGCCGGCAAGATCGACCTGGCCGTCTGCGCCCACAACCACCGCGCCGACGTCGTCCCACCCCACCCCGACCCGTCCAAGGGCTTCCAGTTCCCCGTCTTCATCGGCGACGCCCACCCCCTCGCCAGGGCCACCGTCCTCCGCGTCGACGCCGCCCCGAAGACCCTCCGCATTCGACGCTTCCAGTCGAACGGGACCGTCGGCGCG
- a CDS encoding AraC family transcriptional regulator: MPGPPPPACRRDGPPHVALVVQTSMAYGRKILQGIARYAHEHGPWTFYFEPRSRQDPLPPWLNSWDGDGIILGVSHGLKGVRPTRRVPIVDLDDQGGRPHIQSDHRAIGALAAEHLLERGFKRFGFFGYPGFRWSSANYEGFAERVRREGFECRLYRGGQTASWGHQLPAWEEEMETASRWIASLPKPLGLMTCNDFRGIQALEACRRAGVSVPEEVAVVGADDETLACEMANPPLSSVIPDCAAIGYQAAALLDRMMKGERPPRELLTIPPLGVSVRRSTEITAIEDPCVAEAVRYIRDHACQGIRVDDVLRHVTVSRSKLQRLFREEIGRTIHETIARERIRRVEQLLVETDLGYEAVAERAGFTYLGYMSTVFRQATGVTPAAYRQQHARDRAREATL, encoded by the coding sequence ATGCCTGGACCTCCGCCCCCCGCCTGCCGACGCGACGGGCCCCCGCACGTCGCCCTGGTGGTCCAGACCTCGATGGCGTACGGCCGCAAGATCCTGCAGGGGATCGCCCGCTACGCGCATGAGCACGGGCCCTGGACGTTCTATTTCGAACCTCGGTCACGACAGGATCCGCTCCCGCCCTGGCTGAATTCGTGGGACGGCGACGGGATCATCCTGGGCGTCTCCCACGGGTTGAAGGGGGTCCGCCCCACGCGTCGCGTTCCGATCGTCGACCTCGACGACCAGGGGGGGCGCCCGCACATTCAGAGCGATCACAGGGCGATCGGCGCGTTGGCGGCCGAACACCTGCTGGAACGCGGGTTCAAGCGCTTCGGCTTCTTCGGCTACCCCGGCTTCCGCTGGTCCTCGGCCAACTACGAGGGCTTCGCCGAGCGCGTCCGTCGCGAGGGCTTTGAGTGCCGGCTTTACCGCGGCGGCCAGACGGCGTCGTGGGGCCACCAGCTCCCCGCCTGGGAAGAGGAGATGGAGACCGCCTCGCGCTGGATCGCCTCGCTCCCCAAGCCGCTGGGTCTGATGACCTGCAACGACTTCCGAGGTATCCAGGCGCTGGAAGCTTGCCGCCGCGCCGGGGTTTCGGTCCCGGAGGAGGTCGCCGTCGTGGGGGCCGACGACGAGACGCTCGCCTGCGAGATGGCCAACCCGCCCCTCTCCAGCGTGATCCCCGACTGCGCCGCCATCGGCTACCAGGCGGCCGCCTTGCTCGACCGCATGATGAAGGGCGAACGCCCCCCACGCGAGTTGTTGACGATCCCCCCGCTGGGTGTCTCCGTCCGACGCTCGACCGAGATCACGGCCATCGAGGACCCCTGCGTCGCCGAGGCCGTCCGCTACATCCGCGACCACGCCTGCCAGGGCATCCGCGTCGACGACGTCCTGCGACACGTCACCGTCTCGCGCAGCAAGCTCCAGCGCCTGTTCCGCGAGGAGATCGGCCGGACGATCCACGAGACCATCGCCCGCGAGCGGATCCGCCGCGTCGAGCAACTCCTCGTCGAGACCGACCTGGGCTACGAGGCCGTCGCCGAACGCGCCGGGTTCACCTACCTGGGCTACATGAGCACCGTTTTCCGCCAGGCCACCGGCGTCACCCCCGCCGCCTACCGCCAGCAGCACGCCCGCGACCGCGCCCGCGAAGCGACCCTCTGA
- a CDS encoding carboxypeptidase-like regulatory domain-containing protein, whose translation MVFQKTMRFIIPLAVLIMTVGCGDEDSSISLAPVKGKITMNGEALANAQIAFVPDPSNKDQTPGGDVTGPAGTYLARFKTRSGLAPGKYKVSISPPEDTGDLKIDAALQEDFKDDPFMLGEMKKGLAATGKARGKRPPQPKVEFDAEVEADGSTIDHDVKRAGQDAAKTATLGR comes from the coding sequence ATGGTTTTCCAGAAGACGATGCGATTCATCATCCCTCTGGCCGTCCTGATCATGACAGTCGGCTGCGGCGATGAGGATTCCTCGATCTCCCTGGCGCCCGTCAAGGGAAAGATCACGATGAACGGCGAGGCTCTGGCGAACGCGCAGATCGCCTTCGTCCCCGATCCCTCCAACAAGGACCAGACGCCGGGGGGCGACGTCACCGGGCCCGCCGGCACCTATCTCGCCCGTTTCAAGACCCGCTCGGGCCTTGCTCCCGGCAAGTACAAGGTCAGCATCTCGCCGCCCGAAGATACGGGTGATCTGAAGATTGACGCCGCCCTGCAGGAGGACTTCAAGGACGATCCCTTCATGCTGGGCGAGATGAAGAAGGGCCTCGCCGCCACCGGCAAGGCCCGCGGCAAGCGTCCCCCTCAGCCGAAGGTGGAATTCGACGCCGAGGTGGAGGCCGACGGCTCGACGATCGATCACGACGTCAAGCGGGCGGGCCAGGACGCTGCAAAGACCGCGACCCTCGGTCGCTGA
- a CDS encoding PEP-CTERM sorting domain-containing protein (PEP-CTERM proteins occur, often in large numbers, in the proteomes of bacteria that also encode an exosortase, a predicted intramembrane cysteine proteinase. The presence of a PEP-CTERM domain at a protein's C-terminus predicts cleavage within the sorting domain, followed by covalent anchoring to some some component of the (usually Gram-negative) cell surface. Many PEP-CTERM proteins exhibit an unusual sequence composition that includes large numbers of potential glycosylation sites. Expression of one such protein has been shown restore the ability of a bacterium to form floc, a type of biofilm.) translates to MKRWLKAMPAVLLVLGAIGTESARASLTQYYTQSVNSGLAGYDITKLTGSAVFTADNSTHTLDIVISNTAGINADIAVIFFNYNGNVDPATLSTTASVVSTTQSGLTVSGQNGGGSADGFGKFDYNLSFNGGPSTYLKQGQSIEVKITYTGTITDLNLMATTVGGNPGGPFVGAIDWKPNGGDTGYGSASLRSVTANPEPSTIVSAFLGLAATGLTALRRRSRGDKTKV, encoded by the coding sequence ATGAAGCGTTGGCTCAAGGCGATGCCGGCCGTACTTCTCGTGCTCGGAGCCATCGGCACTGAATCGGCCAGGGCGTCGTTGACTCAGTATTACACCCAATCCGTCAATTCGGGGCTGGCCGGCTATGACATCACGAAGCTGACCGGCAGCGCGGTCTTTACCGCGGACAATTCAACCCACACTCTTGACATCGTCATCAGTAACACGGCGGGCATCAACGCCGACATCGCAGTGATCTTCTTCAACTACAATGGAAATGTAGACCCGGCCACTCTCAGTACGACGGCCTCCGTCGTCTCAACGACCCAGTCGGGGCTCACCGTGAGCGGCCAGAACGGCGGCGGCAGCGCCGATGGTTTCGGCAAGTTCGACTACAACCTCAGTTTCAACGGAGGGCCGTCGACTTACCTGAAGCAGGGCCAGTCGATCGAGGTGAAGATCACCTATACGGGGACGATCACCGATCTCAACCTCATGGCCACGACGGTGGGCGGCAATCCCGGCGGCCCCTTCGTGGGTGCGATCGATTGGAAGCCTAACGGGGGCGACACCGGATATGGCTCGGCCAGCTTGAGGTCGGTCACGGCCAACCCCGAACCCTCGACGATCGTCTCGGCCTTCCTGGGCCTTGCGGCCACGGGGCTGACGGCCTTGCGACGCCGGAGCCGAGGCGACAAGACCAAGGTCTGA
- the fabF gene encoding beta-ketoacyl-ACP synthase II: MRRRVVVTGMGMITPVGRDVESSWEALREGRGGVGPITLFDAGTFPTRIAAEVSGFDLGAYRDDSARWTEHSRTSQFALAAATQAVAHAGLDVAKLDSSRFGVYLGSGEGQQDFGRFVELVHGSNQGGKVDTAAFTRMGLRRLHPTREDDQEPGKAAGHLASVFGARGANMTCQTACAASAQAIGGAVDLIRRGELDVVLAGGAHSMIHPLGVTGFILLTAMSTRNDDPARASRPFDRDRDGFVLGEGGGVLVLEDLEHARARGAQILGEIAGHGSTADAFRLTDSHDQGRGAIAAMRIALEDAEMDPSEVGYINAHGTSTPSNDSIETLAIKRVFGDRAYTMPISSTKSMTGHLVSAGGAVEAIASLLAIRDGVLPPTINLESPDPECDLNYLPGEAHERRVDVVLSNSFGFGGQNTALILRRFAG; this comes from the coding sequence ATGCGGCGACGTGTAGTGGTCACGGGGATGGGGATGATCACGCCGGTCGGCAGGGACGTCGAGTCCTCTTGGGAGGCCCTGCGCGAGGGCCGGGGGGGCGTCGGGCCGATCACGCTCTTCGACGCCGGGACGTTTCCGACCCGGATTGCGGCCGAGGTCTCGGGCTTCGACCTGGGCGCTTACCGCGACGATTCGGCCCGCTGGACCGAGCACAGCCGAACGTCGCAGTTCGCGCTGGCGGCGGCGACCCAGGCGGTGGCGCACGCCGGGCTCGACGTGGCGAAGTTGGACTCCTCGCGGTTCGGCGTCTACCTGGGCTCGGGCGAGGGGCAGCAGGACTTCGGCCGGTTCGTGGAACTGGTTCACGGCTCCAATCAGGGCGGGAAGGTGGACACCGCCGCGTTCACCCGGATGGGCCTCCGCCGGTTGCACCCCACCCGCGAGGACGATCAGGAGCCGGGGAAGGCGGCCGGGCACCTGGCGTCGGTCTTCGGCGCTCGGGGGGCCAACATGACCTGCCAGACGGCCTGCGCCGCCAGCGCCCAGGCGATCGGCGGGGCCGTCGACCTGATCCGTCGCGGCGAGTTGGACGTCGTCCTGGCCGGCGGCGCGCACAGCATGATTCACCCGCTAGGCGTCACCGGCTTCATTCTATTGACCGCCATGTCCACCCGCAACGACGACCCCGCGCGGGCGAGTCGCCCCTTCGACCGCGACCGCGATGGCTTCGTGCTTGGCGAGGGGGGGGGCGTCCTTGTGCTGGAGGACCTGGAGCACGCCCGCGCCCGAGGCGCTCAGATCCTCGGCGAGATCGCCGGCCACGGCTCCACGGCCGACGCCTTCCGCCTGACCGACAGCCACGATCAAGGCCGCGGGGCCATCGCCGCCATGCGGATCGCGCTTGAGGATGCGGAGATGGACCCCTCCGAGGTCGGCTACATCAACGCCCACGGCACGAGCACCCCGTCGAACGACTCGATCGAGACGCTGGCGATTAAGAGGGTCTTCGGCGACCGGGCCTACACGATGCCGATCTCCAGCACCAAGAGCATGACCGGCCATCTGGTCTCCGCCGGCGGGGCCGTCGAGGCGATCGCTTCGCTCCTCGCCATTCGCGACGGCGTCCTGCCGCCGACGATCAACCTGGAAAGCCCCGATCCCGAGTGCGACCTCAACTATCTCCCCGGCGAAGCCCACGAGCGCCGGGTGGACGTCGTTCTGTCCAACAGCTTCGGCTTCGGCGGCCAGAACACGGCTCTGATCCTCCGCCGCTTCGCGGGGTGA
- a CDS encoding carboxypeptidase-like regulatory domain-containing protein, translating to MDFLKTTKRLVPIAALLIVTGCGDEDSAISLVPVKGTITMNGEPLANAQIAFVPDPSNKDQTPGGDVTGPAGTYLARFKSRSGLAPGKYKVKVAPPEVSDVKADSVAAEAFKDDPFMLGEMRKAAPKPRSKRAPEPEVEFDAQVEAGGSPIDYDVKRSASAATAIKQTNAK from the coding sequence ATGGATTTCCTGAAGACGACGAAACGGCTCGTCCCCATCGCGGCGCTCCTGATTGTGACCGGTTGCGGCGACGAGGATTCCGCGATCTCTCTCGTCCCCGTGAAGGGGACGATCACGATGAACGGCGAACCTCTGGCGAACGCCCAGATCGCCTTCGTCCCTGATCCTTCCAACAAGGACCAGACGCCGGGGGGCGACGTCACCGGGCCCGCCGGCACCTATCTCGCCCGTTTCAAGTCGCGGTCGGGGTTGGCCCCCGGCAAGTACAAGGTCAAGGTCGCCCCGCCCGAAGTCAGCGATGTCAAGGCGGATTCCGTCGCCGCCGAGGCCTTCAAGGACGACCCCTTCATGCTGGGCGAGATGAGAAAAGCCGCGCCCAAACCCCGCAGTAAGCGAGCGCCCGAGCCCGAGGTCGAGTTCGACGCTCAGGTGGAGGCCGGCGGCTCGCCGATCGACTACGACGTCAAGCGTTCGGCTTCAGCGGCGACTGCCATCAAGCAGACCAACGCCAAGTAA
- a CDS encoding DUF1559 family PulG-like putative transporter, with product MSATPRSAPRRAFTLIELLVVIAIIAVLIALLLPAVQAAREAARRAQCTNNLKQMGLAFHNYLSAVGAFPPAKIYSGSCLYLNPGGQVLNTTAFVMILPYFEQTALANAYNYMQAGNNTYFGSSPNTIVIGSDLVNTTVCSTMVSSFWCPSDVEPDAPTDANTAANWPYRRILARRANYQLNCTNLTDYYCPGSGTNVYAANSAARGAFYNDMATTIAAMTDGTSNTFLAGESVNGISKYDQGSTTAPISPPRFGPYWGSGTHTAVHGRIDPPSSTSAISFLPNAGSGYLYPASSEFGKKAPYAWTFSSKHSGGLNMLMGDGSARFIKNSISVYTWWSAATIAGGEIISSDAF from the coding sequence ATGAGCGCGACCCCTCGCAGCGCCCCTCGTCGGGCGTTCACTCTGATCGAGCTGCTCGTCGTCATCGCGATCATCGCCGTGTTGATCGCCCTGCTCTTACCGGCCGTTCAGGCCGCCCGCGAGGCCGCGCGGCGCGCCCAGTGCACCAACAACTTGAAGCAGATGGGTCTGGCCTTCCACAACTACCTCAGCGCCGTCGGCGCCTTTCCTCCGGCTAAGATCTATTCGGGCAGCTGCCTCTACCTGAATCCTGGTGGGCAGGTCTTGAACACCACGGCCTTCGTGATGATCCTGCCGTACTTCGAGCAGACGGCGCTGGCCAACGCCTACAACTACATGCAGGCGGGGAACAACACGTACTTCGGCTCCAGCCCGAACACCATCGTCATCGGCTCGGACCTGGTCAACACGACGGTCTGCAGCACGATGGTCAGCTCGTTCTGGTGCCCCAGCGACGTCGAGCCCGACGCCCCGACCGACGCCAACACGGCGGCGAATTGGCCCTATCGCCGGATCCTCGCCCGGCGCGCCAACTACCAGCTCAACTGCACCAACCTGACCGACTACTACTGTCCGGGCAGCGGCACGAACGTCTATGCTGCGAATTCGGCGGCTCGCGGGGCCTTCTACAATGACATGGCCACGACCATCGCCGCGATGACCGACGGCACCAGCAACACGTTCCTCGCCGGCGAGTCGGTCAACGGCATCTCGAAGTACGACCAGGGATCGACCACCGCGCCGATTTCGCCGCCCCGTTTCGGCCCCTACTGGGGGTCGGGCACGCACACGGCGGTCCACGGCCGCATCGACCCGCCCAGCAGCACGTCGGCGATCTCGTTCTTGCCCAACGCCGGGTCGGGTTACCTCTACCCCGCTTCCTCGGAGTTCGGCAAGAAAGCTCCGTACGCCTGGACCTTCTCCAGCAAGCACTCCGGCGGGCTGAACATGCTGATGGGCGACGGCAGCGCCCGGTTCATCAAGAATTCCATCAGCGTCTACACCTGGTGGAGCGCCGCCACGATCGCCGGCGGCGAAATCATCAGCTCGGACGCCTTCTGA